The following is a genomic window from Anopheles aquasalis chromosome 3, idAnoAquaMG_Q_19, whole genome shotgun sequence.
ttgtaactaaTTCTTGAGTAACCATTTATTTAAAGTTGATACAAGACAACAACAGATACAACTCAAGATAAATAACATCGGCAAACTTGCGGACTAAACGTAAAGCAAAGCTTTAAGACTGGAATGTTGGTTACAACACACCACGTTTTTGATTAAAGTTaactttttattgtttattatgAATATAACTTAACTGACACACAGTAGTCTTATTGGTTTTTATACTTAAATCTAATCATCGTTCATAATACAACgacaaaaggacgaaaaaaaatcaaatcacctCCGCAAATTATTGGTTCGTTACGCTGAAAGTAACACAGAAGTAAACGATGATATAGCCATGTTAAAATCAAGTAGATAGTAGGCActgtttgatttcatttgatttttgatttattaCACAAACTTCGTTTGCCGACACGGCTCTACGAAGTACTCGAGATACTTACAATATGGTAACGCTAAACATAACATAATCATTGAAATGGGCGTCGAAAAAATCTTATCAGAAGACATATTGATTCGACATATTGAacccattaaaaaaaaaatccttacTATCCATCTTCGCATTGATCATCTGCCATTGCGCTGCGCAACAATGAGATCGTCGGCGGCATCACGTGATTTCGTTAAGTAGTTAGATTACTTTCTTTTTACGCAGCCTGGTGGTTAGCCCTGCGCGCAGCCTCCTATGACGCAGCAGTAGGATTTTCCTAATCTCATTTGTAGAGAGTGCGTTATAGTTTAGGTTTGAAATAGGGATAGAGAACCTCATCAAAAGAAGAGCAGAGAATGTTACGTGACTTGAGCACAGAATGtgagaagagaatgaaagacaaatgaaagagaaacagtATAAGAAGTAAATAGGCCGTTGTGGGACCAGGACAGTCACTAGAAGGGGTTTAGAGTGACGACTAATCGTAAAAGAATCAGAATTTAAAGCCATGGGAGCTGGGTCAAAGATACAGCAATTAGATTTAGATAGGAAGCAGATTACTGGAACCAAAACCGCCTCATGTTTAGTAGAAGGAAACCGGGGCACTGCCGCCTTTGCTAGGAAGTTGGAAAACCAAACGAATTCAACGTAAAGGACGCTACCCAGCGAAGCATATTCCAGAGAACTAGGGGAAAACAATGTAGTAGTAATTACCGATGAAGCACAAAAAGGGCATAATTACAAGGACATGCCAGGAGAAATGTAACATTTATATGTGGAACGCAGTCACTGTGCTATCAACACTTAAACCCTAGTGCGTAAAACAGGAAGAGGCTTTTCGGTTTGTAGGATTAGGGTTTAAAGTAGTTTAGTTGCGAATTAACAAAGGAATAACAAAAGAATTCATTCTAGTCATCCTAgccaccttccaccaccgaCGCATCCCGTTCGGAACTCTCCAATACGTCTAGTCGGTCCATCGAGACGAGTAACGGCCACAAAACAGACAAATACCAAATAACACGGCGATAAAGGAAAGCACCAGCTGTAGGCAGATTTGATGCATCATCGTGAAATGCATCGCGCTGATTACAACATCCGTGGCAAGCATCAACGCCATCTAAGTTGTTCAGAGTCATCATCAGAAGTGCGATGAAACGGAGCTGATGCGAAAACAATGGACAATTGTCCAAGACAAGATCCCAGAAAAAGAAGACCCTGATAATAGCAAGCCACCAAACACATATCATATCCTGCTTACTTACTTACCCGACGCTACAACCGATGGAGCGGTCTTGGGCTGCTGCAGAAGATTTCTCCAAGGATCGCAATAGAGCGCCGTTGTCCTTCAAGTCCGTCGTAAACGTCGATACCACCGTCGCTTCATCTCGAATAGAACCGACCATGCCGTCTCTATCAAGCACGacaacagaaagagaaaatagCGAACGCAACAGTGTCACAAAACAACTATGCTTGGCGGAACGGTATCACGGAGAAACAGCTTGGCCGTCCGGAAAACAGCGGattcatcattcattcatcaacccaccaaaaaaacactcgtTGGCCACTTGATTCGATGGAATCGGCTATGGATGCGGAGAGGTCTTAGCGGATTGATGGAGAGGTAAAGGAAGGTGGTTGGGGCGGCTTCACTTATAGTTAGTAACCAATTTAGAAGGAAACGTTGTTACTTGAGGGGAAATAAATGATGTTGTTTGATAGCGCTTAAAAGAAAATCATAATCGTGTTCTCTCTCTACGAGTAAGAGCTTACAGGATTCCCCCGAAAGAAAGATCCTTATATTGGCCGCCGTGAGGAATGAATGATTATGTATGAGAGTAAAAGCGTAGCTGGACGCAAAGTAAGTATAAAGAGTTGGTAAGAGCAACCAATCGCCTGGAGGATGTCGAACACAAACAGTCTGCACTGCGTCAACAAAACGGACTGCACTGCGAATTTAATGGTAACATTCCGTGGAGTAACATTTGTCTGTTCCATCAGGTAACCATTAGTTATTTATATTACGAGGAGTCTTCCGAGGATTGTCTTTCCTTGTTGCAGGAAGTTCAACATCTTAGTTACCTTCACTCAATTCAATTATGGCGTTTACCGGGGAAAAAGTGTGCACCTAAAATTTGGAGGAAAAAACGGATAAGATTCACTTAACAATCAAAATTGTTTCTATGGATTCAGCCTTTCACATGTAATTTAACAATCTCTCCAGTTTACCAAATTAATTAACTACGAATTAAGGACAAAATTTTGAAATGTATACCATGTAATTAAACAGATTCAATGCACCCAAAGGTGGTCGCTAACACTTTCCTACTCTATTTGATAAagtgtaaataaataatgattCTCTTAAACAAATGGGAGATTTAAAACATCAGCAAATAATACTGTACAATCAGTTTGTGTCTTCTAAAAGGCACAAAATAGGGAGCTCTGGAGCAAAGAAATGCTTTGAAATAATTTCCTGTGTAAAGTGTTGAAGAggtcttttatttttaaacaaacactttcattaaaaatacttAAAATCGCTTAGATAAAGTTCTAATTTGATAAAAACTTAAATCAATTCGTTCGGAGGAAATAGGCGATCAAAACATCTGCTACTTAGTCATTACAATATACATTTTACATTAGTTTACAACaatacaacaacaaccaacgcCATTTGTTCAACAATATAATTATGAGTAATATTGTATGATCATTTATTCGGCTTGAAATATCGGGCACCGACTAATGCTGAATGTCAGATGTCGCGAAATGATTCTCGATTTAATGAATGATTTACACTAACAGCCTATTTTATTCCAGTTTCTTTCTCCACTGTAGCGTTGAACGAAGAAGCGCATTTGAATTCGTTAAGCTTCGGagttggcattttttttattggcttGACCTTGGCTAGTGGATCGGACCGGTTTGCAAAAATGCATGACGATATCTGTGTAGAATTAGCAACAATATGTGATTTGGATTTAAAATTTCATATCCTACAATGGAAAACCTACTATCTGACTCCTTTTCTTGTCTTTTATCTGCATAGACAGCAGTAAGCCCAACAGAACAGCAGTAAAATTCAAGTACTGCATTTTCAGTGCAGTTGCACTTCACCAATGACCAACTTCTCCGCAGTTTAACCAAATTTGACTCTCTATTTCAAGTTTTTGCAACTCCTACCCATAGTTAGTGATAGTATCGATCGACCGTTTTGGGCCATCTCAGTCTTCCTCTTGCAGTTTTGCAGTCAGAGATCGGTTGGTCGCTCAATTTTGAACGTAGAGGCTACGACATCTCACCGGCAAATTAGCATATTCTTCGCGATGTTGTTAACCGCGATCATCTTCACTATCTGTCCTTATTGCCGctgttttcgtcgtcgtcgtcgtcgtcgtcgtggataACGTGAAGTCGAGATAGAATCGATCTCGTTCTTCCAGTCAGTAGTGCACCATCCAGCCCCCAGTGAACAGTGGATCGAAGGAGGCATGTGTTGCAGCGACCAGAAACCATTGCCGGTGCCCAGTCTGGAGAAGGCCCCAAAGGAGTACGACGACGAGGCGGAAGAACCGACGGGACCGGCCAACATCGCTGAAACACTCGAAAAACTCCGCGAGGATCCTCTGGTACGAGAGCAGAATCTGAAGCAGATGCGTGATTGGATCGCAAAGCATCCTCACATTCGACGGTGCCGTACGGACGCCCGGTTCCTGTTGCTATTCCTACGTGCCAGGAAGCACTCTTTCCTGCGGGCCTCACAGACACTCGAGCACTATCTAGCCGCCCGCATGGTCCATCCCGGCTGGTTCCAACGGCTCGACATACGCGATCCCGAGCTGAGTCACCTGGTGGACATTGGGTTCGTGTATCCACTGCTGGAACACACCGCGAACGGTTGCAAAGTGACGATCACGGATTTTGGACTACTGGATCCAAAGCGCTATACGATCGAACATAGCAACCGGATGCACATCCTGCTGGGGGAGGCGTACGGTGAGGATCCGTTAGTGCAGTGTGCCGGTGGGATCGCGATCTTTGACATGCAGCACGTGACGCTCGCCCATCATAGCATCATTTCGCTTATTGGCCTCAAACAGGTGGCCAAGTTCGTTAACAACGGTTTACCGCTCCGGTGTCAGGGTGTGTACGCCGTCAACGTTCCATCCGGTGCGATGTGGATTGTGAACGCTGTGGCGAGCTTTTTAAGCGAAAAACTCAGAAATCGTTTCGCGGTGAGTGATCGTAGATGGCCGGTATAGttcttttctttgctgctgACAGTGATTCTAACAAAGAGCATTAAATATTGTTTCAGGTATTTCGCGATTTCAACGAGTTCACTAAAGAACGCTTCGATCGCCAGTTGCTTCCGAAGGAATACGGTGGCAAGGTACCGAAAAGTGAGCACATGAAGGCATTCCGGGAGCGGTGCGAGCTTTACCGGGACCGTTTGTTGGCACTGGATGAGATGGATATCGATCTGGATCATAACGAGGCCTACTCGCGGGAGGCCTTGCTCGATgatatcggtggtggtgtcataGGCAGCTTTCGGAAGCTAGAAGTGGACTAAAGGTTCACAGAGGAGCACAACATACGCTActggaaatcaaatcaacgacCGATGCGTGCTTCAGAACGAATGCCAGAGCGATTGGAGCATGCTGAAGTACAAACTGCTAATCAAGGAGTTCCCTTAAATTAGAATGGCAACGTAGTAGAAAGGCACCACTTTTCTTCCCATTTCTTCAGCAGTaatcgtttggtttggtattTCTCTCGCATTttcaatgcagcagcagttgtgaTTATCTTTCTATATGAAAGCATACGTTAGTCGCTTAGCTATCGCATACCCCAACAACTATTTGAACAATCTCCTGTTTCAGGGCTGctccttttgcttctcttcaaCTATCTAAAGCATAAAAAACTTAATATTTGCCCGCATGAAATAGGACACATCTCAGGCCacaaataagctaaacacatggcaAACgcgtcattttgtaggtattttatctagctatgcataaaaaatagcgattaaattattgtgccACGTTTCGTATGAATttgcgcacttttggttttatgcgactcATCAGCTTTTGCACAGTATTGGAAGTAacttcatttgccattttttacCACCATTTGTACATGTTAGCTGGATGTTTTATCATTCACCATGTTTCGTAAGTTTTTGCTTCATTATATCCCAATATAACTGCATTGGACGATGCTGTgagcaatttggtggattgaagatttttggtatgaaatcaatgctgttgtttcgataccaatttatgatctcatTGTTCTAATGGCACCTTGTCAAGTCGGGCCAGAACAGAACAGGACCTTTGTGACACTTAAAAAAATGCAGTTTCACGTGGGTTTATTTTGTAGTCAAATTGCTCTTCCATAGCGAGTGTGCAGActtttttcgccttttcggcgataacttttgaaggcatggttcgattttggcatttt
Proteins encoded in this region:
- the LOC126576638 gene encoding clavesin-2-like, producing MCCSDQKPLPVPSLEKAPKEYDDEAEEPTGPANIAETLEKLREDPLVREQNLKQMRDWIAKHPHIRRCRTDARFLLLFLRARKHSFLRASQTLEHYLAARMVHPGWFQRLDIRDPELSHLVDIGFVYPLLEHTANGCKVTITDFGLLDPKRYTIEHSNRMHILLGEAYGEDPLVQCAGGIAIFDMQHVTLAHHSIISLIGLKQVAKFVNNGLPLRCQGVYAVNVPSGAMWIVNAVASFLSEKLRNRFAVFRDFNEFTKERFDRQLLPKEYGGKVPKSEHMKAFRERCELYRDRLLALDEMDIDLDHNEAYSREALLDDIGGGVIGSFRKLEVD